The proteins below come from a single Etheostoma spectabile isolate EspeVRDwgs_2016 chromosome 4, UIUC_Espe_1.0, whole genome shotgun sequence genomic window:
- the il10 gene encoding interleukin-10: MTPRSLLLSVLVLLAFFSTASCSPITCNNQCCRFVEGFPARLKKLEGKFFKNKTSLRKSCFLCVRNYFSCKKQFDIENLNSTYTQMQSKGPYKAMSELDVLFNYIETYLASKRQRNRMAAV; the protein is encoded by the exons ATGACTCCTCGGTCTCTCCTCCTGTCCGTCCTGGTTCTCTTGGCTTTCTTCAGCACAGCTTCCTGCTCTCCCATCACGTGCAACAACCAGTGCTGTCGTTTCGTGGAGGGCTTCCCTGCCAGGCTAAAGAAGCTCGAGgggaaattttttaaaaataagacTTCTTTGAGAAAAAG TTGTTtcttgtgtgtg AGAAATTACTTTTCCTGCAAGAAACAGTTTGACATCGAAAACCTCAACTCTACTTACACTCAG ATGCAGAGTAAAGGTCCATATAAGGCCATGAGCGAGCTGGATGTGCTGTTTAACTACATTGAGACATATCTGGCTTCTAAACGGCAAAGAAACAGAATGGCCGCTGTTTAA